The Populus trichocarpa isolate Nisqually-1 chromosome 2, P.trichocarpa_v4.1, whole genome shotgun sequence genome has a window encoding:
- the LOC7461784 gene encoding uncharacterized protein LOC7461784 → MAYPHHRSQFGDTTFTKVFVGGLAWETPTEEMRRYFEQFGEILEAVIITDKNTGKSKGYGFVTFRDPESARRACAERNPVIDGRRANCNIASLGRPRPSPPRGRPQGSNPFQRSAPPGAPSYGGVAAPFPPLAPPPPPPPPPPPPVLYTHYGYPTYTPDYGYHQAMYNTQIQQPAQYYHQMYGTSSSTIGAPYYYGYSLQAPRTALSGPQAQRIPGPSYLYFPTSMEGSFSSFPSPTIQPARHPFPSSSTADSPTPQHTTTETEAGAVTSESPDT, encoded by the exons ATGGCTTATCCACATCATCGATCTCAATTTGGAGATACAACGTTTACAAAAGTTTTTGTTGGGGGACTGGCTTGGGAGACCCCAACTGAGGAAATGCGTAGATACTTTGAGCAGTTTGGGGAGATTCTTGAAGCTGTTATCATTACAGACAAAAACACTGGAAAATCTAAAGGATACGGATTT gtGACTTTTCGTGATCCGGAATCTGCAAGAAGGGCTTGTGCTGAACGAAACCCTGTGATCGATGGCAGAAGAGCGAATTGTAACATTGCTTCACTTGGACGGCCGAGACCTTCACCGCCTCGAG GAAGACCGCAAGGTAGCAATCCCTTCCAGCGAAGTGCACCACCTGGTGCGCCATCATACGGCGGAGTTGCAGCACCATTTCCTCCTctagctcctcctcctcctccaccaccaccaccaccaccacctgtCCTCTATACACATTACGG GTATCCAACCTACACTCCTGACTATGGGTACCACCAG GCAATGTATAACACACAAATTCAACAGCCAGCTCAATACTATCATCAAATGTACGGGACATCATCATCCACCATTGGCGCACCATACTATTATGGCTACTCTTTGCAAGCTCCAAGGACAGCACTCTCTGGACCTCAGGCTCAACGAATACCTGGACCGTCTTATTTATACTTCCCAACGTCTATGGAGGGGTCCTTCTCTTCGTTTCCTTCTCCAACTATTCAACCCGCAAGGCATCCCTTTCCCTCTTCTAGTACAGCTG